In Rattus norvegicus strain BN/NHsdMcwi chromosome 1, GRCr8, whole genome shotgun sequence, a genomic segment contains:
- the Hnrnpl gene encoding heterogeneous nuclear ribonucleoprotein L isoform a (isoform a is encoded by transcript variant 1), which produces MSRRLLPRAEKRRRRLEQRQQPDEQLRRAGAMVKMAAAGGGGGGGRYYGGGNEGGRAPKRLKTENAGDQHGGGGGGGSGAAGGGGGENYDDPHKTPASPVVHIRGLIDGVVEADLVEALQEFGPISYVVVMPKKRQALVEFEDVLGACNAVNYAADNQIYIAGHPAFVNYSTSQKISRPGDSDDSRSVNSVLLFTILNPIYSITTDVLYTICNPCGPVQRIVIFRKNGVQAMVEFDSVQSAQRAKASLNGADIYSGCCTLKIEYAKPTRLNVFKNDQDTWDYTNPNLSGQGDPGSNPNKRQRQPPLLGDHPAEYGEGRGFPSVDSRGSCAPARRPPRKFSPVLPLFPSHPPGGPHGGYHSHYHDEGYGPPPPHYEGRRMGPPVGGHRRGPSRYGPQYGHPPPPPPPPDYGPHADSPVLMVYGLDQSKMNCDRVFNVFCLYGNVEKVKFMKSKPGAAMVEMADGYAVDRAITHLNNNFMFGQKMNVCVSKQPAIMPGQSYGLEDGSCSYKDFSESRNNRFSTPEQAAKNRIQHPSNVLHFFNAPLEVTEENFFEICDELGVKRPTSVKVFSGKSERSSSGLLEWDSKSDALETLGFLNHYQMKNPNGPYPYTLKLCFSTAQHAS; this is translated from the exons ATGTCGCGGAGGCTGCTGCCCCGGGCGGAGAAGCGGCGTCGGCGGCTCGAGCAGAGGCAGCAGCCGGACGAGCAGCTGAGGCGGGCGGGAGCGATGGTGAAGATGGCGGCGGCGGGCGGCGGAGGCGGCGGTGGTCGCTATTACGGCGGCGGCAACGAGGGAGGCCGAGCCCCTAAACGGCTGAAGACTGAAAACGCCGGCGACCAACACGGAGGAGGCGGCGGTGGAGGATCCGGGGcggcgggcggcggcggcggg GAGAACTACGATGACCCCCACAAAACCCCTGCCTCCCCAGTTGTTCACATCAGGGGCCTGATTGACGGGGTGGTGGAAGCCGACCTTGTGGAAGCCCTGCAAGAATTTGGACCCATCAG CTATGTTGTGGTGATGCCAAAGAAGAGGCAGGCACTGGTAGAGTTTGAAGATGTGCTGGGGGCTTGTAATGCAGTAAACTACGCTGCAGACAACCAGATCTACATTGCTGGTCACCCTGCTTTTGTCAATTATTCTACCAGCCAGAAGATCTCTCGCCCCGGTGACTCTGATGACTCCCGGAGCGTCAACAGTGTGCTTCTGTTTACCATCCTGAACCCCATCTACTCCATAACCACG GATGTTCTTTACACTATCTGTAATCCTTGTGGCCCTGTCCAGAGAATTGTCATTTTCCGGAAGAATGGAGTCCAGGCTATGGTGGA GTTTGATTCTGTGCAAAGTGCCCAGCGCGCTAAGGCCTCACTGAATGGGGCTGACATCTATTCTGGCTGTTGCACTCTGAAGATTGAGTACGCAAAG CCTACACGTTTAAATGTGTTCAAGAACGATCAAGATACTTGGGACTACACAAACCCCAATCTCAGTGGACAAG GTGACCCTGGCAGTAACCCCAACAAACGCCAGCGGCAGCCCCCTCTCCTGGGAGATCATCCCGCAGAATATGGTGAGGGCAGGGGGTTCCCCTCCGTGGACTCCCGTGGCTCATGTGCCCCTGCCCGTCGTCCGCCGCGAAAATTCTCACCcgtcctccctctctttccttcccaccccCCAGGAGGGCCCCATGGTGGGTACCACAGCCATTACCATGATGAGGGCTACGGGCCCCCCCCACCTCACTACGAAGGGAGAAGGATGGGCCCACCTGTGGGGGGTCACCGCCGGGGCCCAAGTCGCTATGGCCCCCAGTATggtcatcccccaccccctcccccaccacccgACTATGGCCCCCACGCTGACAGCCCTGTGCTCATGGTCTATGGCTTGGATCAATCTAAGATGAACTGTGATCGAGTCTTCAATGTCTTCTGCTTGTATGGCAATGTGGAGAAG GTGAAATTTATGAAAAGCAAGCCGGGGGCCGCCATGGTGGAGATGGCTGATGGCTATGCTGTGGACCGAGCCATTACTCACCTCAACAACAACTTCATGTTCGGGCAGAAGATGAATGTCTG tGTCTCCAAGCAACCAGCCATTATGCCCGGTCAGTCATATGGGCTAGAAGACGGATCTTGCAGTTACAAAGACTTCAGCGAGTCAAGGAACAATCGGTTCTCTACTCCAGAGCAGGCAGCTAAGAACCGCATCCAGCACCCTAGCAATGTTCTGCACTTCTTCAATGCTCCCCTGGAGGTGACTGAGGAGAACTTCTTTGAG ATCTGCGATGAACTGGGAGTGAAGCGGCCAACCTCTGTGAAAGTATTTTCAGGCAAAA GCGAGCGTAGCTCCTCTGGGCTGCTGGAGTGGGACTCCAAGAGTGACGCCCTGGAGACCTTGGGCTTCCTGAACCATTACCAGATGAAAAACCCAA ATGGCCCGTATCCATACACTCTGAAGTTGTGCTTCTCCACCGCACAGCACGCCTCCTAA
- the Hnrnpl gene encoding heterogeneous nuclear ribonucleoprotein L isoform b (isoform b is encoded by transcript variant 2), whose product MSRRLLPRAEKRRRRLEQRQQPDEQLRRAGAMVKMAAAGGGGGGGRYYGGGNEGGRAPKRLKTENAGDQHGGGGGGGSGAAGGGGGENYDDPHKTPASPVVHIRGLIDGVVEADLVEALQEFGPISYVVVMPKKRQALVEFEDVLGACNAVNYAADNQIYIAGHPAFVNYSTSQKISRPGDSDDSRSVNSVLLFTILNPIYSITTDVLYTICNPCGPVQRIVIFRKNGVQAMVEFDSVQSAQRAKASLNGADIYSGCCTLKIEYAKPTRLNVFKNDQDTWDYTNPNLSGQGDPGSNPNKRQRQPPLLGDHPAEYGGPHGGYHSHYHDEGYGPPPPHYEGRRMGPPVGGHRRGPSRYGPQYGHPPPPPPPPDYGPHADSPVLMVYGLDQSKMNCDRVFNVFCLYGNVEKVKFMKSKPGAAMVEMADGYAVDRAITHLNNNFMFGQKMNVCVSKQPAIMPGQSYGLEDGSCSYKDFSESRNNRFSTPEQAAKNRIQHPSNVLHFFNAPLEVTEENFFEICDELGVKRPTSVKVFSGKSERSSSGLLEWDSKSDALETLGFLNHYQMKNPNGPYPYTLKLCFSTAQHAS is encoded by the exons ATGTCGCGGAGGCTGCTGCCCCGGGCGGAGAAGCGGCGTCGGCGGCTCGAGCAGAGGCAGCAGCCGGACGAGCAGCTGAGGCGGGCGGGAGCGATGGTGAAGATGGCGGCGGCGGGCGGCGGAGGCGGCGGTGGTCGCTATTACGGCGGCGGCAACGAGGGAGGCCGAGCCCCTAAACGGCTGAAGACTGAAAACGCCGGCGACCAACACGGAGGAGGCGGCGGTGGAGGATCCGGGGcggcgggcggcggcggcggg GAGAACTACGATGACCCCCACAAAACCCCTGCCTCCCCAGTTGTTCACATCAGGGGCCTGATTGACGGGGTGGTGGAAGCCGACCTTGTGGAAGCCCTGCAAGAATTTGGACCCATCAG CTATGTTGTGGTGATGCCAAAGAAGAGGCAGGCACTGGTAGAGTTTGAAGATGTGCTGGGGGCTTGTAATGCAGTAAACTACGCTGCAGACAACCAGATCTACATTGCTGGTCACCCTGCTTTTGTCAATTATTCTACCAGCCAGAAGATCTCTCGCCCCGGTGACTCTGATGACTCCCGGAGCGTCAACAGTGTGCTTCTGTTTACCATCCTGAACCCCATCTACTCCATAACCACG GATGTTCTTTACACTATCTGTAATCCTTGTGGCCCTGTCCAGAGAATTGTCATTTTCCGGAAGAATGGAGTCCAGGCTATGGTGGA GTTTGATTCTGTGCAAAGTGCCCAGCGCGCTAAGGCCTCACTGAATGGGGCTGACATCTATTCTGGCTGTTGCACTCTGAAGATTGAGTACGCAAAG CCTACACGTTTAAATGTGTTCAAGAACGATCAAGATACTTGGGACTACACAAACCCCAATCTCAGTGGACAAG GTGACCCTGGCAGTAACCCCAACAAACGCCAGCGGCAGCCCCCTCTCCTGGGAGATCATCCCGCAGAATATG GAGGGCCCCATGGTGGGTACCACAGCCATTACCATGATGAGGGCTACGGGCCCCCCCCACCTCACTACGAAGGGAGAAGGATGGGCCCACCTGTGGGGGGTCACCGCCGGGGCCCAAGTCGCTATGGCCCCCAGTATggtcatcccccaccccctcccccaccacccgACTATGGCCCCCACGCTGACAGCCCTGTGCTCATGGTCTATGGCTTGGATCAATCTAAGATGAACTGTGATCGAGTCTTCAATGTCTTCTGCTTGTATGGCAATGTGGAGAAG GTGAAATTTATGAAAAGCAAGCCGGGGGCCGCCATGGTGGAGATGGCTGATGGCTATGCTGTGGACCGAGCCATTACTCACCTCAACAACAACTTCATGTTCGGGCAGAAGATGAATGTCTG tGTCTCCAAGCAACCAGCCATTATGCCCGGTCAGTCATATGGGCTAGAAGACGGATCTTGCAGTTACAAAGACTTCAGCGAGTCAAGGAACAATCGGTTCTCTACTCCAGAGCAGGCAGCTAAGAACCGCATCCAGCACCCTAGCAATGTTCTGCACTTCTTCAATGCTCCCCTGGAGGTGACTGAGGAGAACTTCTTTGAG ATCTGCGATGAACTGGGAGTGAAGCGGCCAACCTCTGTGAAAGTATTTTCAGGCAAAA GCGAGCGTAGCTCCTCTGGGCTGCTGGAGTGGGACTCCAAGAGTGACGCCCTGGAGACCTTGGGCTTCCTGAACCATTACCAGATGAAAAACCCAA ATGGCCCGTATCCATACACTCTGAAGTTGTGCTTCTCCACCGCACAGCACGCCTCCTAA
- the Hnrnpl gene encoding heterogeneous nuclear ribonucleoprotein L isoform X1 has product MPKKRQALVEFEDVLGACNAVNYAADNQIYIAGHPAFVNYSTSQKISRPGDSDDSRSVNSVLLFTILNPIYSITTDVLYTICNPCGPVQRIVIFRKNGVQAMVEFDSVQSAQRAKASLNGADIYSGCCTLKIEYAKPTRLNVFKNDQDTWDYTNPNLSGQGDPGSNPNKRQRQPPLLGDHPAEYGEGRGFPSVDSRGSCAPARRPPRKFSPVLPLFPSHPPGGPHGGYHSHYHDEGYGPPPPHYEGRRMGPPVGGHRRGPSRYGPQYGHPPPPPPPPDYGPHADSPVLMVYGLDQSKMNCDRVFNVFCLYGNVEKVKFMKSKPGAAMVEMADGYAVDRAITHLNNNFMFGQKMNVCVSKQPAIMPGQSYGLEDGSCSYKDFSESRNNRFSTPEQAAKNRIQHPSNVLHFFNAPLEVTEENFFEICDELGVKRPTSVKVFSGKSERSSSGLLEWDSKSDALETLGFLNHYQMKNPNGPYPYTLKLCFSTAQHAS; this is encoded by the exons ATGCCAAAGAAGAGGCAGGCACTGGTAGAGTTTGAAGATGTGCTGGGGGCTTGTAATGCAGTAAACTACGCTGCAGACAACCAGATCTACATTGCTGGTCACCCTGCTTTTGTCAATTATTCTACCAGCCAGAAGATCTCTCGCCCCGGTGACTCTGATGACTCCCGGAGCGTCAACAGTGTGCTTCTGTTTACCATCCTGAACCCCATCTACTCCATAACCACG GATGTTCTTTACACTATCTGTAATCCTTGTGGCCCTGTCCAGAGAATTGTCATTTTCCGGAAGAATGGAGTCCAGGCTATGGTGGA GTTTGATTCTGTGCAAAGTGCCCAGCGCGCTAAGGCCTCACTGAATGGGGCTGACATCTATTCTGGCTGTTGCACTCTGAAGATTGAGTACGCAAAG CCTACACGTTTAAATGTGTTCAAGAACGATCAAGATACTTGGGACTACACAAACCCCAATCTCAGTGGACAAG GTGACCCTGGCAGTAACCCCAACAAACGCCAGCGGCAGCCCCCTCTCCTGGGAGATCATCCCGCAGAATATGGTGAGGGCAGGGGGTTCCCCTCCGTGGACTCCCGTGGCTCATGTGCCCCTGCCCGTCGTCCGCCGCGAAAATTCTCACCcgtcctccctctctttccttcccaccccCCAGGAGGGCCCCATGGTGGGTACCACAGCCATTACCATGATGAGGGCTACGGGCCCCCCCCACCTCACTACGAAGGGAGAAGGATGGGCCCACCTGTGGGGGGTCACCGCCGGGGCCCAAGTCGCTATGGCCCCCAGTATggtcatcccccaccccctcccccaccacccgACTATGGCCCCCACGCTGACAGCCCTGTGCTCATGGTCTATGGCTTGGATCAATCTAAGATGAACTGTGATCGAGTCTTCAATGTCTTCTGCTTGTATGGCAATGTGGAGAAG GTGAAATTTATGAAAAGCAAGCCGGGGGCCGCCATGGTGGAGATGGCTGATGGCTATGCTGTGGACCGAGCCATTACTCACCTCAACAACAACTTCATGTTCGGGCAGAAGATGAATGTCTG tGTCTCCAAGCAACCAGCCATTATGCCCGGTCAGTCATATGGGCTAGAAGACGGATCTTGCAGTTACAAAGACTTCAGCGAGTCAAGGAACAATCGGTTCTCTACTCCAGAGCAGGCAGCTAAGAACCGCATCCAGCACCCTAGCAATGTTCTGCACTTCTTCAATGCTCCCCTGGAGGTGACTGAGGAGAACTTCTTTGAG ATCTGCGATGAACTGGGAGTGAAGCGGCCAACCTCTGTGAAAGTATTTTCAGGCAAAA GCGAGCGTAGCTCCTCTGGGCTGCTGGAGTGGGACTCCAAGAGTGACGCCCTGGAGACCTTGGGCTTCCTGAACCATTACCAGATGAAAAACCCAA ATGGCCCGTATCCATACACTCTGAAGTTGTGCTTCTCCACCGCACAGCACGCCTCCTAA
- the Hnrnpl gene encoding heterogeneous nuclear ribonucleoprotein L isoform X2, protein MPKKRQALVEFEDVLGACNAVNYAADNQIYIAGHPAFVNYSTSQKISRPGDSDDSRSVNSVLLFTILNPIYSITTDVLYTICNPCGPVQRIVIFRKNGVQAMVEFDSVQSAQRAKASLNGADIYSGCCTLKIEYAKPTRLNVFKNDQDTWDYTNPNLSGQGDPGSNPNKRQRQPPLLGDHPAEYGGPHGGYHSHYHDEGYGPPPPHYEGRRMGPPVGGHRRGPSRYGPQYGHPPPPPPPPDYGPHADSPVLMVYGLDQSKMNCDRVFNVFCLYGNVEKVKFMKSKPGAAMVEMADGYAVDRAITHLNNNFMFGQKMNVCVSKQPAIMPGQSYGLEDGSCSYKDFSESRNNRFSTPEQAAKNRIQHPSNVLHFFNAPLEVTEENFFEICDELGVKRPTSVKVFSGKSERSSSGLLEWDSKSDALETLGFLNHYQMKNPNGPYPYTLKLCFSTAQHAS, encoded by the exons ATGCCAAAGAAGAGGCAGGCACTGGTAGAGTTTGAAGATGTGCTGGGGGCTTGTAATGCAGTAAACTACGCTGCAGACAACCAGATCTACATTGCTGGTCACCCTGCTTTTGTCAATTATTCTACCAGCCAGAAGATCTCTCGCCCCGGTGACTCTGATGACTCCCGGAGCGTCAACAGTGTGCTTCTGTTTACCATCCTGAACCCCATCTACTCCATAACCACG GATGTTCTTTACACTATCTGTAATCCTTGTGGCCCTGTCCAGAGAATTGTCATTTTCCGGAAGAATGGAGTCCAGGCTATGGTGGA GTTTGATTCTGTGCAAAGTGCCCAGCGCGCTAAGGCCTCACTGAATGGGGCTGACATCTATTCTGGCTGTTGCACTCTGAAGATTGAGTACGCAAAG CCTACACGTTTAAATGTGTTCAAGAACGATCAAGATACTTGGGACTACACAAACCCCAATCTCAGTGGACAAG GTGACCCTGGCAGTAACCCCAACAAACGCCAGCGGCAGCCCCCTCTCCTGGGAGATCATCCCGCAGAATATG GAGGGCCCCATGGTGGGTACCACAGCCATTACCATGATGAGGGCTACGGGCCCCCCCCACCTCACTACGAAGGGAGAAGGATGGGCCCACCTGTGGGGGGTCACCGCCGGGGCCCAAGTCGCTATGGCCCCCAGTATggtcatcccccaccccctcccccaccacccgACTATGGCCCCCACGCTGACAGCCCTGTGCTCATGGTCTATGGCTTGGATCAATCTAAGATGAACTGTGATCGAGTCTTCAATGTCTTCTGCTTGTATGGCAATGTGGAGAAG GTGAAATTTATGAAAAGCAAGCCGGGGGCCGCCATGGTGGAGATGGCTGATGGCTATGCTGTGGACCGAGCCATTACTCACCTCAACAACAACTTCATGTTCGGGCAGAAGATGAATGTCTG tGTCTCCAAGCAACCAGCCATTATGCCCGGTCAGTCATATGGGCTAGAAGACGGATCTTGCAGTTACAAAGACTTCAGCGAGTCAAGGAACAATCGGTTCTCTACTCCAGAGCAGGCAGCTAAGAACCGCATCCAGCACCCTAGCAATGTTCTGCACTTCTTCAATGCTCCCCTGGAGGTGACTGAGGAGAACTTCTTTGAG ATCTGCGATGAACTGGGAGTGAAGCGGCCAACCTCTGTGAAAGTATTTTCAGGCAAAA GCGAGCGTAGCTCCTCTGGGCTGCTGGAGTGGGACTCCAAGAGTGACGCCCTGGAGACCTTGGGCTTCCTGAACCATTACCAGATGAAAAACCCAA ATGGCCCGTATCCATACACTCTGAAGTTGTGCTTCTCCACCGCACAGCACGCCTCCTAA